One segment of Triticum aestivum cultivar Chinese Spring chromosome 2A, IWGSC CS RefSeq v2.1, whole genome shotgun sequence DNA contains the following:
- the LOC123186723 gene encoding uncharacterized protein — MDSGKDQTDELSTLIEDIISLERERKDLLGSLTPTISRWEDILSGTTTWKGFMADNTMPVPVHKKKTDSPQVRDDEKQLVDSILQDTEDLGHRLLSMSQYLWISHARVSLYTADELVSTTSRLKKISKDFYKATEEAAEEKRKEDKEERDRMRNKDAARDQMMLTNEFLRLSSSVLARPSLYKNELAMMFTVEDEEEYERVMEAERELERQRENCKRRRRKKRRPRIVLQKDLQIVEEKHSVKQETKSPTEQLKEWMDDELEFFAGHRSIWERSDGSMSGRCGGFEDKTTLSPMQFTHCIPGIIPPRAAVTGSTLQIYSFKIVELSDDLKWPLRVYGVVAARDTVDRNRNLLFARSRIMCQVLTQDDSYLRLTGPSHAILAVDYVDFEVELKVRDGDDELNDTQLMCAINRYDGNRYDEADDNGEHRPLPFDSPFCRAELRFERLLTTVQATILSVRFIGGEFPFKFGGQVACVIDGTREKVVLFHSIEKISKEHEVGLDGYVPLSRNVVSVEIRGGLDVVVEAYGRSGSTSGHFYFPSKYCNTSQGRFFVCGSEVEITVAWSRLVGDKMAMLIEGYTTQM; from the exons ATGGACTCCGGGAAAGATCAAACTGATGAGTTATCGACGCTGATAGAGGACATCATCTCGCTGGAGAGGGAGCGCAAAGACTTGCTTGGGTCCCTTACTCCCACGATTTCTCGCTGGGAGGATATCCTCTCTGGAACAACAACATGGAAGGGATTCATGGCCGACAACACAATGCCCGTCCCTGTACACAAGAAGAAGACGGACTCGCCGCAGGTTAGAGACGACGAGAAACAACTCGTCGATTCCATCCTCCAAGACACGGAGGACCTGGGCCACCGGCTGCTATCCATGTCACAATATCTCTGGATTTCCCATGCCCGCGTCTCCTTGTACACGGCCGATGAGCTGGTTTCCACAACATCCAGATTAAAGAAAATCTCCAAGGATTTCTACAAGGCTACCGAGGAGGCGGCAGAGGAGAAGAGGAAGGAAGATAAGGAGGAGAGGGATAGGATGAGGAACAAGGATGCAGCGAGGGATCAGATGATGCTGACCAACGAATTCTTGCGTCTCTCCTCCAGTGTCCTCGCTAGACCCAGCCTTTACAAGAATGAGTTGGCGATGATGTTTACGGTGGAGGATGAGGAGGAGTATGAGAGGGTGATGGAGgcggagagggagttggagaggcAGAGGGAGAACTGCAAGCGGCGGAGAAGAAAGAAGCGGAGGCCGCGGATTGTTTTGCAGAAGGACCTGCAGATTGTGGAGGAGAAGCACAGTGTCAAGCAGGAAACCAAATCCCCAACGGAGCAACTCAAAGAGTGGATGGATGATGAGCTGGAATTTTTCGCAGGCCACCGTAGCATCTGGGAACGCTCTGATGGCAGCATGTCCGGACGGTGCGGCGGCTTCGAAGATAAAA CCACATTGAGTCCTATGCAGTTTACGCACTGCATACCCGGTATCATCCCGCCCCGTGCCGCTGTCACTGGGAGCACATTGCAGATCTACTCCTTCAAAATTGTTGAACTAAGTGATGACCTCAAATGGCCACTCAGGGTGTATGGTGTGGTCGCTGCCCGAGACACCGTGGACCGCAACCGCAACCTTCTCTTCGCTCGGTCAAGGATTATGTGCCAAGTACTCACTCAAGAT GACTCTTATCTGCGCTTGACTGGCCCTTCTCATGCAATTCTAGCTGTGGACTATGTTGACTTTGAAGTCGAACTAAAAGTACGTGATGGAGATGATGAGCTCAATGATACACAGTTGATGTGTGCCATCAACCGTTATGATGGCAACCGTTATGATGAAGCAGATGACAACGGTGAGCACCGACCTTTACCGTTCGATAGTCCCTTCTGTAGGGCAGAGTTGAGGTTTGAGAGGCTTCTTACAACGGTTCAAGCCACTATTTTATCCGTTCGTTTTATTGGAGGGGAGTTTCCTTTCAAATTCGGAGGCCAGGTTGCCTGTGTTATTGATGGCACACGTGAGAAGGTTGTTTTGTTTCATTCCATTGAAAAAATTTCTAAAGAACATGAAGTAGGTCTAGATGGTTATGTTCCTTTGTCAAGGAATGTCGTTTCGGTAGAAATTAGAGGAGGGTTGGATGTTGTGGTAGAAGCCTACGGGCGTTCTGGCTCTACATCTGGTCATTTCTACTTCCCTTCCAAGTATTGCAACACAAGTCAGGGTAGATTTTTCGTCTGCGGTTCTGAGGTGGAGATTACCGTTGCTTGGTCCCGGCTTGTGGGGGACAAGATGGCGATGTTGATTGAGGGATACACTACTCAGATGTAG